In one window of Hemicordylus capensis ecotype Gifberg chromosome 10, rHemCap1.1.pri, whole genome shotgun sequence DNA:
- the KBTBD13 gene encoding kelch repeat and BTB domain-containing protein 13, whose product MQSPLAERVRIQVEEEFFSVDKALLVENSEYFRALFQSGMKESTQQEIRIRDLSATGFCIMLKILEGGHPVLSCEENLQAVECAAFLQVQAMAKYLMNSINSDNCIILYQAAAVFGLLDLFHRAALYIRDSYAELEEYLDCLSPDLLDYMESLVPSTLVAVGAHTPTFEFLEDLSRTICYLEEESNTWRTLSCLPLTASTFLAGMATLDNKIYIVGGVYGYNKQVVGQSFCYDVMSNSWSEFPGPQQLRYDITLMAHENYLYAIGGEFEKTPLKSVEKYNLSTSSWSFTSDLPQAAAAAPCAQAMGRIFVCLWKPLDTTIIYEYEPQKDLWAPVSTLNRPQSYGHCMVAHRDNLYIMRNGPFDDFLRCVMDCFNLTTMQWTSLPGQYMNSKGALFTAVIKGDTVYTVNKMLTLMYTIGENTWKFKKEKAGFPRSGSLQTFLLRLPRTDHSIAT is encoded by the coding sequence ATGCAGTCCCCTCTTGCGGAAAGGGTCCGGATCCAGGTAGAAGAGGAGTTCTTCTCCGTGGACAAGGCTCTTCTGGTGGAGAACAGCGAATACTTCCGTGCCCTCTTCCAGTCCGGCATGAAGGAGAGCACGCAGCAAGAAATCCGGATCAGAGACCTGAGTGCCACCGGCTTCTGCATCATGTTGAAGATCCTGGAGGGAGGACACCCTGTGCTGAGCTGTGAGGAAAATCTCCAGGCCGTGGAATGTGCTGCCTTCTTGCAGGTGCAAGCGATGGCCAAGTACTTGATGAACTCCATCAATTCCGACAACTGCATCATCTTGTACCAAGCGGCAGCCGTGTTTGGCCTTCTGGACCTCTTCCACCGTGCCGCGCTGTACATCCGGGACAGTTACGCCGAGCTCGAAGAGTACCTGGATTGTCTCTCCCCAGACCTCTTGGATTACATGGAGTCCCTGGTGCCCAGCACACTGGTGGCGGTGGGAGCTCACACGCCCACCTTTGAGTTCTTGGAGGACCTCTCGCGGACCATTTGCTACCTGGAGGAAGAGAGCAACACCTGGCGGACGCTTTCCTGCCTGCCCCTGACTGCCAGCACCTTCCTGGCGGGCATGGCCACCCTGGACAACAAGATTTACATTGTGGGCGGGGTCTATGGCTACAACAAGCAGGTTGTGGGGCAAAGCTTTTGCTACGATGTGATGAGCAACAGCTGGAGCGAGTTCCCCGGCCCTCAGCAGCTCCGCTATGACATCACGCTGATGGCCCACGAGAATTATCTGTACGCCATTGGTGGAGAATTTGAGAAGACCCCGCTGAAGTCTGTGGAGAAGTACAATCTATCCACCAGTTCGTGGAGCTTCACCTCCGATCTGCCtcaggcggcagcggcggcacctTGCGCTCAAGCGATGGGGCGCATCTTTGTTTGCTTATGGAAGCCTCTCGACACCACCATCATCTACGAATATGAGCCCCAGAAGGACCTGTGGGCTCCCGTCTCGACCCTCAACAGGCCTCAGAGTTACGGCCACTGCATGGTGGCCCACAGAGACAATCTCTACATCATGCGGAATGGGCCTTTCGACGACTTCTTGCGGTGCGTGATGGATTGCTTCAACCTCACTACCATGCAGTGGACATCTTTGCCCGGGCAGTACATGAACAGCAAGGGAGCCCTCTTCACAGCGGTCATCAAGGGCGACACTGTTTATACGGTCAACAAGATGCTAACCCTGATGTATACCATTGGGGAGAACACCTGGAAATTCAAGAAGGAGAAGGCTGGTTTCCCTAGGAGTGGTTCTCTCCAGACCTTCCTCCTCAGGCTTCCAAGAACAGACCACAGCATTGCAACTTAA